A genomic stretch from Candidatus Baltobacteraceae bacterium includes:
- the glpX gene encoding class II fructose-bisphosphatase, whose translation MATTMIPRFVSEYPTDSLDFVRVTEEAALNASRWMGRGERNIADGAAVEKMRDALNDMQISGRIVIGEGERDEAPMLFIGEELGRGGMEVDIAVDPVEGTNLVANGLPNSIAVMAISERGGLLHAPDSYMQKLAVGPRAAPYVHIDAKVSDNLNAVANALERPINDITVIILDRPRHKDLITAVRDAGARIKLISDGDVDAAIATAIEGTGVHACMGTGGAPEGVLAAAALKCLGGGFMGRLKPRNDEEGQRAKAMGFGDLDRVLTMDDLAPGKHLMFVATGITDGDLVRGVRFFGNAARTHSILMHAQSGTVRHIESVHRLGAKPYRAK comes from the coding sequence ATGGCGACCACGATGATTCCGCGCTTTGTCAGCGAGTATCCGACGGATTCGCTCGACTTCGTGCGCGTTACGGAAGAAGCGGCGCTCAACGCCTCGCGCTGGATGGGTCGCGGTGAACGCAATATCGCCGACGGCGCCGCCGTCGAAAAAATGCGCGACGCGCTCAACGACATGCAGATTTCGGGCCGCATCGTCATCGGTGAAGGCGAACGCGACGAAGCGCCGATGCTCTTCATCGGCGAAGAGCTCGGACGCGGCGGCATGGAGGTCGACATTGCGGTCGACCCGGTCGAAGGTACGAATCTGGTCGCGAACGGCCTTCCCAATTCGATTGCCGTCATGGCGATTTCAGAACGCGGCGGATTGCTACATGCGCCCGACTCGTACATGCAAAAACTTGCGGTCGGCCCGCGCGCCGCACCTTACGTTCACATCGACGCGAAAGTTTCGGACAATTTGAACGCGGTCGCCAACGCTCTCGAACGTCCGATCAATGATATCACGGTCATCATTTTGGATCGTCCGCGTCACAAGGATTTGATTACAGCCGTTCGCGACGCGGGCGCGCGCATCAAACTCATTTCGGACGGTGACGTCGATGCGGCGATTGCAACTGCGATCGAAGGCACGGGCGTACACGCGTGCATGGGAACCGGAGGAGCTCCGGAGGGCGTCTTGGCCGCAGCTGCGCTCAAGTGTCTGGGTGGTGGCTTCATGGGTCGCCTCAAACCGCGTAACGACGAAGAGGGCCAGCGCGCGAAAGCCATGGGTTTCGGCGACCTCGATCGCGTTCTCACCATGGACGATCTCGCCCCCGGCAAGCATCTGATGTTTGTCGCAACCGGGATCACGGACGGCGATTTGGTCCGTGGGGTCCGCTTCTTTGGGAACGCCGCGCGGACACATTCCATTCTGATGCACGCGCAAAGCGGAACCGTGCGGCACATTGAGAGTGTCCACAGGCTGGGGGCCAAACCGTACCGCGCGAAATAG
- a CDS encoding mannosyltransferase family protein, producing the protein MQPEPHRVVASRTTALTPYLYGAGIAPLLIVGAAGATLGFFGFYGFVLRVRASLAVDEIVFLIAIPVGVIAALIAWNAYARFFARHCAVPLETALTADAFSWLALLIMWVGFLRPFGASATGRGIAVALVTFAFVKLFAAARFNSAVRDVAVTFVVSRAAVIVIAELAAMVVAQRPGTHVAVSSIPILAVWGRWDAVHYIDISSSGYYGTDMAFFPLYPMLISLLGKLTGSHLVAGLVISNAALFVGLIFFYKLVEHQYNRHVAHRAVFYISIFPTAIFFSAVYTESLFLALTVASFYYIREHKWLMAGMIGFFAALTRVEGVLLVVPMLIEWLRSPGARQAFQYPLEQLMRPLAGMALIPLGLLSYMGYLWILTGDPLYFSHVQINWHRHLAPPWVSLRNSFSLLTHAHNGNMIANQFLELFFTLMMIVLLVAAFRRLSATYWSYMALSILVPMSTSSLMSMPRFALVLFPMFVLMGLWGSRPSVNNAIVAFSLPLLGLFTVLFADWYWVA; encoded by the coding sequence GTGCAACCCGAACCGCATCGCGTCGTGGCCAGCCGAACTACTGCCCTAACGCCCTATCTCTATGGCGCTGGGATCGCCCCGCTACTCATCGTCGGCGCAGCGGGCGCTACGCTCGGTTTCTTTGGCTTTTACGGCTTCGTCTTGCGCGTGCGCGCGTCGCTGGCCGTCGACGAGATTGTATTCTTGATCGCTATCCCGGTCGGGGTCATTGCGGCGCTGATCGCCTGGAATGCGTATGCGCGCTTCTTTGCACGGCACTGCGCCGTCCCGCTCGAGACCGCACTAACTGCCGACGCGTTCTCGTGGCTTGCGCTCCTGATCATGTGGGTTGGTTTCCTACGCCCATTCGGAGCAAGCGCTACCGGACGCGGCATCGCGGTTGCGCTCGTGACGTTTGCATTCGTCAAGCTCTTCGCCGCCGCGCGATTCAACAGCGCGGTTCGGGACGTCGCGGTCACGTTCGTCGTCAGCCGCGCCGCCGTCATCGTCATCGCTGAGCTAGCCGCGATGGTCGTCGCGCAACGCCCCGGGACGCATGTCGCCGTTTCTTCGATCCCGATCTTAGCGGTATGGGGACGCTGGGACGCCGTGCATTACATCGACATTTCGTCCTCCGGCTACTACGGCACCGACATGGCGTTCTTTCCGCTCTATCCGATGCTCATCTCGTTGCTTGGGAAGCTGACCGGCAGCCATCTCGTCGCGGGTCTCGTGATCTCAAACGCGGCGCTTTTCGTCGGGCTGATCTTCTTCTACAAGCTCGTCGAGCATCAGTACAACCGGCACGTCGCGCACCGCGCGGTCTTCTACATCTCCATTTTCCCGACTGCGATCTTCTTCTCGGCCGTCTATACCGAATCGTTGTTCCTGGCATTGACGGTCGCGTCATTCTACTACATCCGAGAGCACAAGTGGCTCATGGCCGGGATGATCGGCTTCTTCGCAGCGTTGACGCGCGTCGAGGGGGTGCTGCTCGTCGTTCCGATGCTGATCGAGTGGCTGCGCTCGCCGGGCGCACGTCAAGCCTTCCAATATCCGCTAGAACAATTGATGCGGCCGCTTGCCGGGATGGCCCTGATCCCCCTCGGCTTGTTGTCGTACATGGGCTATCTATGGATCCTCACCGGCGACCCGCTCTACTTCTCGCACGTGCAGATCAATTGGCATCGTCATTTGGCGCCGCCGTGGGTAAGTTTGCGAAACAGCTTCTCGTTGCTGACGCACGCGCACAACGGCAACATGATTGCAAATCAATTCCTCGAGCTATTCTTCACCCTAATGATGATCGTGCTCTTGGTCGCCGCATTCCGCCGCCTTTCGGCGACCTACTGGAGCTATATGGCGCTCTCGATTCTGGTTCCGATGTCGACGTCGAGCCTGATGAGCATGCCGCGCTTCGCGCTGGTTTTGTTTCCGATGTTCGTGCTGATGGGTTTGTGGGGCTCACGTCCCTCCGTCAACAATGCGATCGTGGCGTTTTCACTTCCGTTGCTGGGACTCTTTACGGTTCTGTTCGCCGACTGGTATTGGGTTGCCTGA
- a CDS encoding GtrA family protein has translation MPESATTAASLIGRITQRRGIRQFIKFAIVGTSGFAVNGGVFTILQLPLSIDQRQMWYYAIFSIAFMAGGVSNYFLNRVWTFRSTGHALGEGAKFLTVSAIALCVSLIVSLAASPMLGKGHKLWFVSTCAGIIVNFFVNKYWTFRSVL, from the coding sequence TTGCCTGAGAGCGCGACGACCGCGGCGTCGCTGATCGGGCGTATCACACAAAGGCGCGGCATCCGGCAGTTCATAAAATTTGCGATCGTCGGAACCTCGGGCTTCGCGGTCAACGGCGGCGTCTTCACGATCTTGCAGCTGCCGCTCTCGATCGACCAGCGTCAGATGTGGTATTACGCCATCTTTTCGATTGCGTTCATGGCCGGCGGCGTTTCGAATTATTTCCTCAATCGCGTTTGGACGTTCCGTTCGACGGGGCACGCACTGGGCGAAGGCGCGAAATTTTTGACGGTTTCCGCAATCGCGCTGTGCGTCAGCTTGATCGTCTCGCTCGCTGCCTCGCCGATGCTCGGCAAAGGCCACAAACTGTGGTTCGTCTCGACCTGCGCGGGTATCATCGTCAACTTTTTCGTGAACAAGTATTGGACGTTCCGGTCCGTCCTGTAG
- a CDS encoding glycosyltransferase family 39 protein, translating to MDVPVRPVDLQKYWWWALGAILVLGLGLRLVGLHDPIMDHPQWRQGDTAAIARNFAQLNFNIFYPQTDYDGPPPNYVELELQIVPYLAAIGYKVFGVHEVFGRLLSIVFSLGTVGVIAYFGLWLFESALVGLIAALLFAIFPGSIYYGRTFMPDTAMTFFFTLAMYAAARTLLAPLAKPIPWKDIGCAVLLALAFLAKPVSLIAVLPLACIGRVRSLIVIIPGITSLFLYLHAVDAHAEWHWASGITRQHVLPSLMQAAVSPHALAAKLLVTLMTIPSMLSTTMLGPVGFALMLLGFLMPLRSRSNLFLYSWLLAAALYAFVVVTVERVDYYLYPVLPLAALVGASFVRRFAELWSPASLRLQKLALAGSVIALILVIGDNAAQIQPYYYYKRNVYSEARRLHALLAPDALVVMAHYDPSILYYMQHKGWEEDPLLWTPFDEQSAIRKGARYFIAVEQNRFAKNTELYAWMQRFPLLAGSGAWPVYETDDAKTLPGAEERWREFRKREKESKRSGQRQQ from the coding sequence TTGGACGTTCCGGTCCGTCCTGTAGACCTACAGAAGTATTGGTGGTGGGCACTCGGAGCAATTCTCGTGCTCGGCCTTGGACTTCGGCTCGTCGGCTTGCACGATCCGATTATGGATCATCCACAGTGGCGGCAGGGCGACACGGCCGCGATCGCGCGTAACTTCGCGCAGCTCAACTTCAACATTTTCTATCCGCAGACCGACTACGACGGGCCGCCGCCCAACTATGTCGAGCTCGAATTGCAGATCGTCCCATACCTCGCAGCTATCGGCTACAAGGTCTTTGGCGTCCACGAAGTTTTTGGGCGCTTGCTCTCAATCGTTTTTTCGCTTGGAACGGTTGGCGTGATCGCCTATTTTGGCTTGTGGTTATTCGAATCGGCACTCGTTGGGCTCATTGCCGCCTTGCTATTTGCGATCTTCCCGGGCAGCATCTATTACGGCCGGACGTTCATGCCCGATACGGCCATGACGTTTTTCTTTACCCTCGCAATGTACGCCGCCGCGCGAACGTTACTGGCACCCCTCGCCAAACCTATACCGTGGAAAGACATCGGTTGCGCCGTGCTTCTGGCGCTCGCGTTCCTCGCAAAGCCGGTATCGCTCATTGCCGTCCTACCGCTGGCGTGTATAGGGCGCGTGCGAAGCCTGATCGTGATCATTCCGGGAATAACCTCGCTGTTTCTCTATCTCCACGCGGTCGACGCGCACGCGGAGTGGCATTGGGCCAGCGGCATCACACGCCAGCACGTGCTGCCCTCACTCATGCAAGCGGCCGTCTCGCCGCACGCGCTGGCTGCGAAGCTTCTGGTTACGCTCATGACGATTCCGTCGATGCTCAGCACGACGATGCTCGGACCGGTTGGATTCGCGCTGATGCTGCTCGGCTTCTTGATGCCGCTGCGCTCGCGCTCGAATCTCTTCTTGTACTCGTGGCTATTGGCTGCGGCGCTCTACGCGTTCGTAGTCGTTACCGTCGAGCGTGTCGACTATTACCTCTACCCCGTACTCCCGCTCGCAGCGCTCGTCGGCGCGTCATTCGTGCGGCGCTTCGCCGAACTCTGGTCGCCGGCATCGCTACGCTTGCAGAAACTTGCGCTCGCCGGTAGCGTGATCGCCCTAATCCTCGTAATCGGCGACAACGCCGCACAGATCCAGCCGTACTATTATTACAAGCGCAACGTTTATTCCGAAGCGCGCCGCCTGCACGCGCTTCTCGCTCCGGACGCGCTGGTCGTTATGGCGCACTACGACCCCTCGATTCTCTACTACATGCAGCACAAGGGCTGGGAAGAGGATCCGCTGCTCTGGACACCGTTCGACGAACAGAGCGCAATTCGCAAAGGTGCGCGCTATTTTATCGCCGTCGAGCAGAACCGTTTTGCAAAAAACACCGAGCTCTACGCCTGGATGCAACGCTTTCCGCTACTCGCCGGTAGCGGCGCGTGGCCGGTTTACGAAACCGACGACGCTAAGACTCTGCCGGGCGCCGAGGAGCGCTGGCGCGAGTTTCGCAAGCGCGAAAAAGAGAGCAAGAGATCAGGGCAACGGCAGCAATGA
- a CDS encoding tetratricopeptide repeat protein has translation MLKKLTLMLLPALATLMLSGCAGSVESWIVRTRDHQGDRALEARNLKDAALAYRLALDINPQDAHARTGAISVQLTLAENAYRLGKLEDAVNYLSVAEKISPTNPAVVDLRQQLSQARLKRDIVISNYPAYKAAGQDLIRSFTGLKTLDGSIVASLKRFQYSYDTIDITRAIENSSELASEVTRNTARLTRFRQTVETGTGESETEHLGAPTSLLPLP, from the coding sequence ATGCTCAAGAAACTGACGCTCATGCTCCTCCCTGCACTCGCGACTCTGATGCTGTCGGGATGTGCTGGTTCGGTGGAGTCGTGGATCGTTCGGACGCGCGATCACCAAGGCGATCGCGCACTTGAAGCGCGCAATCTCAAGGACGCAGCGCTCGCCTATCGTTTGGCGCTCGACATCAATCCGCAGGACGCGCATGCCCGCACAGGCGCGATTTCGGTGCAGCTGACTTTGGCTGAAAATGCATACCGCCTCGGGAAACTCGAGGATGCGGTAAACTATCTCTCCGTCGCCGAGAAAATCTCACCGACGAATCCGGCCGTCGTCGACCTGCGCCAGCAGCTCTCGCAAGCGCGCCTCAAACGCGACATCGTCATCTCCAACTATCCCGCGTATAAGGCTGCGGGTCAGGATCTGATCCGCTCGTTCACCGGCCTCAAGACGCTCGATGGCTCGATCGTCGCCAGCCTCAAGCGCTTTCAGTACAGTTACGACACGATCGACATCACGCGTGCAATCGAGAACTCATCGGAACTCGCGAGCGAGGTCACACGCAATACTGCGCGGCTGACGCGCTTTAGGCAGACGGTCGAAACCGGAACCGGCGAAAGCGAGACGGAGCATCTCGGCGCGCCAACATCATTGCTGCCGTTGCCCTGA
- a CDS encoding DUF2837 family protein has protein sequence MTTATASLWATQLIVAMALNGVTQAIQIGAYAARYAGVQTQRIAVSISLFNLFVTASRLAALFLTPSLGALADNATRPSVAAKLSQVPPDVIATFDLQMRLIVAAGTIGTCAGAFLLPMFIYLFSRGIRSFERRNSVLQALVRIGDPRVMMDVLSSIRLPEIRTVLAYTREAIPPKLLIGNLVVMAIYAIGVPSAYYASVLNLDARTTAAGLSGIVNGIGTLAFTFFVDPTSALMVDQAVKGERSLNSIRAMVIGLTVTAICGTILSQLLLWPGAWAISHVASLFVHGFRR, from the coding sequence TTGACGACCGCGACCGCATCCCTATGGGCCACACAGCTGATCGTTGCGATGGCGCTCAATGGGGTCACGCAGGCAATTCAAATCGGCGCATACGCAGCGCGCTACGCCGGCGTGCAGACGCAGCGGATTGCAGTGTCGATCTCGCTCTTCAATTTATTCGTCACCGCAAGCCGTTTGGCCGCGCTGTTCTTGACGCCGTCGCTCGGCGCGCTCGCCGACAACGCTACGCGTCCCAGCGTCGCTGCGAAGCTGAGTCAGGTTCCACCCGACGTGATCGCGACCTTCGATCTGCAGATGCGTTTGATCGTCGCTGCGGGGACGATTGGGACATGCGCGGGCGCATTCTTGCTCCCGATGTTCATCTATCTTTTTTCGCGCGGCATTCGCTCGTTCGAGCGGCGGAACTCGGTTCTGCAGGCGCTCGTGCGGATCGGCGACCCACGCGTAATGATGGACGTGCTATCGAGTATCCGGCTCCCCGAGATTCGAACGGTTCTGGCATACACTCGCGAGGCGATTCCCCCCAAACTGCTGATCGGCAACCTTGTCGTGATGGCAATCTATGCAATCGGCGTACCGTCCGCATACTACGCGAGCGTCCTGAATTTGGATGCACGCACGACGGCGGCCGGACTTTCCGGCATCGTCAACGGCATCGGAACCTTGGCATTCACGTTCTTCGTTGATCCGACGTCCGCACTCATGGTCGATCAAGCGGTTAAAGGCGAGCGTTCGCTGAACTCGATTCGGGCAATGGTCATCGGCCTGACGGTCACGGCTATCTGCGGGACGATCCTTTCACAGCTGTTGCTATGGCCGGGCGCGTGGGCGATCTCTCATGTCGCATCGCTCTTCGTGCACGGATTTAGAAGGTAG
- a CDS encoding pitrilysin family protein, with the protein MYGKTVLPNGLRIVTEQIPAVRSAAIGIWADVGSACERTPQRGISHLVEHMLFKGTQRRSAREIAEAMDRVGGNLNAFTDKESTCYYARVVDKHIPLATDVLCDMFLHSRFDPGDLSREQNVVLEEIKMYDDAPDEVINDAFVRLMWSGSDLGDPVIGFPHTITALRADDLRAHMRERYTPKTVVVTVAGNVEHERVAESFTKALESLSGDGGVPPDQRVRLSPGRLVITRDVEQVYLIVGTRGLPAGDDDRYTLSVIDTALGGGMSSRLFQDIREERGLAYSVSSFQIAYRPAGLFAVSAGTSVEHAQEVIDLIRESFAQAHEKGLRESEVELAKEHLKGSLTLALESISGRMMRLGRNELTFGRQISEEELDRKIDAVTIADVQRLSRALFAPEQWGLCVLGPIGEDDIDWTAAVA; encoded by the coding sequence GTGTACGGGAAGACCGTTCTACCGAATGGCTTACGCATCGTCACGGAACAGATTCCGGCGGTGCGCTCGGCGGCGATCGGTATCTGGGCCGACGTCGGCTCGGCCTGCGAACGGACGCCGCAGCGCGGCATCTCGCATCTTGTCGAACACATGCTCTTCAAAGGAACGCAGCGGCGTAGTGCGCGCGAGATCGCCGAAGCGATGGATCGCGTCGGCGGCAATTTGAATGCGTTCACCGACAAAGAGTCAACCTGCTACTACGCGCGCGTGGTCGACAAGCACATTCCGCTTGCGACGGACGTCCTATGCGACATGTTCCTGCACTCGCGCTTCGATCCGGGCGATCTTTCGCGCGAGCAAAATGTGGTGCTCGAAGAGATCAAGATGTACGACGACGCGCCCGACGAGGTCATCAACGACGCGTTCGTCCGTCTGATGTGGTCGGGCTCGGATCTCGGCGACCCGGTGATCGGATTTCCGCATACGATCACGGCCCTGCGCGCTGACGATTTGCGCGCGCACATGCGCGAGCGCTACACGCCCAAAACCGTCGTCGTAACCGTCGCAGGAAACGTCGAGCACGAGCGAGTCGCCGAATCGTTTACAAAAGCTCTCGAATCGCTAAGCGGTGACGGCGGCGTCCCTCCGGATCAGCGCGTTCGCCTTTCACCAGGGCGCTTGGTGATCACTCGGGATGTCGAACAGGTCTATCTCATCGTTGGTACGCGCGGTTTGCCGGCCGGCGACGACGATCGCTACACGCTTTCGGTAATCGACACGGCGCTCGGAGGCGGCATGTCAAGCCGGCTCTTTCAAGATATTCGTGAAGAGCGCGGTCTGGCGTACAGCGTCAGCTCTTTTCAGATCGCGTACCGGCCGGCGGGGCTGTTTGCCGTTTCGGCCGGCACGTCCGTCGAGCACGCGCAAGAGGTCATCGACCTTATCCGGGAATCGTTTGCACAAGCGCACGAGAAGGGCTTGCGCGAAAGCGAGGTCGAGCTTGCGAAAGAGCATCTCAAAGGCAGTCTAACGCTTGCACTTGAGAGTATCTCAGGACGCATGATGCGCCTCGGGCGCAACGAGCTCACCTTCGGGCGTCAAATCTCGGAGGAAGAGCTCGATCGGAAGATCGACGCGGTTACGATCGCGGACGTGCAGCGACTCTCTCGCGCGCTCTTTGCCCCGGAGCAATGGGGTTTATGCGTTCTCGGTCCGATCGGCGAGGACGACATCGACTGGACGGCCGCCGTCGCTTAG
- the proS gene encoding proline--tRNA ligase, which translates to MQTRPDELESEPLVKEIPPKGVDLPEWYQAVCYKAELVSLAPVRGCVVLRPYGYGIWERLVAELDVRFKATGHENAYFPLLIPESLLAREQEHVEGFVPEVAWVTQGGGETLTERLAIRPTSEVTIMTMFAKWVQSYRDLPLLINQWCNVLRWEKRTRPFLRTLEFLWQEGHTAHATQVEAAEEVQRMLGVYKDVAENIAAIPVYAGEKSESERFPGALHTYSIEGLMPDGRALQAGTSHEFGQKFAHAYNIEFTADDQSLQHAWTTSWGMSWRMIGATIMVHGDDRGLRIPPKLAPYQVVIVPIVRGESTAVMEAARHLYARLLDDGYRVRLDVRDQSPGWKFNEWEMRGVPVRIELGARDLEGGVATLVRRDRAFKEEGQKIAVPLAEVSTHLATLLDSIQTSLFDQAKKYLESHTLRAKDQAELFSLLRERAGMIEIPWCGRPECEEHVKAETSATTRNIRPPAQGPTCVACGEPAKVQAYFAQAY; encoded by the coding sequence ATGCAAACGCGTCCCGATGAGCTCGAGTCAGAACCGCTCGTCAAGGAGATACCTCCAAAAGGCGTTGACCTGCCGGAATGGTATCAGGCGGTCTGCTATAAGGCTGAACTCGTCTCACTCGCTCCGGTTCGCGGATGCGTGGTGCTGCGTCCATACGGCTACGGCATTTGGGAGCGATTGGTGGCGGAATTGGACGTGCGCTTCAAAGCGACAGGCCACGAGAACGCGTACTTCCCCCTGCTGATTCCCGAGTCGCTGCTGGCTCGCGAACAAGAACACGTCGAAGGGTTCGTGCCGGAAGTCGCGTGGGTGACGCAGGGCGGCGGTGAAACGTTGACCGAGCGGCTCGCGATTCGCCCCACGTCGGAAGTCACGATCATGACGATGTTCGCGAAGTGGGTGCAATCGTATCGCGACCTGCCGCTCTTGATCAATCAGTGGTGCAACGTGTTGCGTTGGGAAAAGCGCACGCGGCCGTTCTTGCGCACGCTCGAGTTTCTCTGGCAAGAAGGTCACACGGCACACGCAACTCAAGTCGAGGCGGCCGAGGAAGTACAGCGCATGCTCGGCGTCTACAAAGACGTTGCGGAGAACATAGCGGCGATTCCGGTCTATGCCGGCGAGAAGAGCGAGAGCGAACGCTTTCCGGGAGCGCTTCACACCTATTCGATCGAGGGGCTGATGCCCGACGGCCGGGCGCTGCAGGCCGGAACCTCGCACGAGTTCGGTCAGAAATTTGCGCACGCATACAACATTGAGTTCACAGCCGACGATCAGTCACTGCAGCATGCGTGGACGACGTCGTGGGGAATGTCGTGGCGCATGATCGGGGCAACGATCATGGTGCATGGGGACGATCGCGGCTTGCGAATTCCACCCAAACTTGCGCCCTATCAAGTCGTTATCGTTCCGATCGTCCGCGGTGAGAGTACCGCGGTCATGGAAGCGGCGCGGCATCTCTACGCGCGTCTGCTGGACGACGGATACCGGGTGCGGCTGGACGTGCGCGATCAGTCGCCGGGCTGGAAGTTCAACGAGTGGGAGATGCGCGGCGTTCCAGTGCGCATCGAGCTGGGAGCCCGCGACCTCGAAGGCGGCGTCGCAACGCTTGTTCGGCGAGACCGCGCCTTTAAGGAAGAAGGACAGAAGATTGCAGTCCCGCTCGCGGAGGTCTCCACGCACTTGGCAACGCTCCTCGATAGCATTCAAACCTCGCTGTTCGATCAAGCCAAGAAATATCTCGAGTCGCATACGCTGCGCGCGAAGGACCAGGCGGAGTTGTTTTCGCTTCTGCGCGAACGTGCCGGGATGATCGAGATCCCGTGGTGCGGCCGGCCCGAGTGCGAAGAGCACGTCAAAGCCGAGACGAGCGCTACGACCCGCAACATACGGCCGCCGGCGCAAGGTCCAACCTGCGTTGCGTGCGGCGAACCCGCGAAGGTACAAGCGTACTTCGCGCAGGCGTACTGA
- a CDS encoding cob(I)yrinic acid a,c-diamide adenosyltransferase: MPRLTKIYTRTGDEGTTALVGGTRVKKNALRIETYGTADELSSAIGIARAELAEIRRSRALDESKAIDVAAQLDAWLAWTQDVLFNLGSELATPPGKGRDGMPTVRESEATALERAIDHAQKDLEPLPNFIHPGGSLAAAHLHLARTIARRLERALITLAEKEEVGADVRRYVNRLSDALFVWARWINHALGVAEPLWVAQARPPA, encoded by the coding sequence ATGCCGAGACTGACGAAAATCTACACACGAACCGGCGACGAGGGAACGACGGCACTCGTCGGCGGCACACGCGTCAAGAAGAATGCGTTGCGCATCGAGACGTACGGAACAGCCGACGAACTTTCCAGCGCGATCGGCATCGCACGCGCGGAGCTCGCCGAGATTCGCCGCTCGCGGGCACTCGATGAATCAAAGGCCATCGACGTCGCCGCGCAGCTCGACGCGTGGCTCGCATGGACGCAGGACGTGCTCTTCAATCTCGGCAGCGAGCTCGCGACGCCGCCCGGAAAGGGGCGCGACGGCATGCCTACCGTGCGCGAGAGCGAAGCGACTGCGCTCGAACGCGCCATCGATCACGCCCAAAAAGATCTCGAACCGCTCCCGAACTTCATTCATCCGGGAGGATCGCTCGCAGCCGCGCATCTGCACCTGGCGCGCACGATCGCACGCCGTCTCGAGCGCGCGCTTATCACGCTTGCGGAAAAGGAAGAGGTCGGCGCCGACGTTCGCCGTTACGTCAATCGTCTTTCGGACGCGCTCTTCGTGTGGGCGCGCTGGATCAACCACGCGCTGGGCGTCGCCGAGCCGCTGTGGGTTGCCCAGGCACGGCCTCCGGCATGA